Sequence from the Microplitis demolitor isolate Queensland-Clemson2020A chromosome 7, iyMicDemo2.1a, whole genome shotgun sequence genome:
aaaaaccaaaaagatttctttggtacataagtttatcttggatttgaacgaaggaatcaacaaaatattcatttttgaatttttggtaagGTGCAATCAAAAAACACTgaattttaccaaaaattgctccttttgttcaattaaaaaataagtagttattaaaaaaaagaatcctttgttcaaatctaagataaatctatgtactaaagaaatctattcggttttttgattttagatGAGGCAGTCATGAGATCCTGTCTACGGCATGGAgacattttttaagtgactcgtctctccccactaccactggcttatttttcaatatttttttatgaaaatttagcagaatattcttggaatgatgcttaataatgtcacaaattttaataattttaataaacaaggtactctgaaaaaaaaaaatcacaaaaatatcctcttttttttgtatattagaCCCTTTTCCCCCCTTAATAAAgcatacttttttaatatctgactaaataaaactaaatattaatgaaatacttttttattttaagaattcCGATGACCAGACAGCAATACTGATAAATTTACTCCGAgaagtttgtaaaaaatttaaaattcttccTGCTGGCTGCGATTCACTTCCgctagaataattataaagaaattattaaataaatttttacacgtaattgaattttttacatgtataaaactttaagatatcatttattcaagttcgttataaaaaaaaaaaatagaataaattatttacaaattgttaccataaattgTAAAACGAACGTAATTAtccaagcaaaaaaaaaacggtgaTATAGTGTACagataaatgttaaaataaatttaatatttaaactaaaactaataaataaccTACAGTTAGTCCATGAGTTGtaaattatctaatttttcACTTGAATAAAATCCAGCTCTAACTTGTCTCCCGCCAAAAAAACGTCCATTTAAATCAACTACCGCTTTAATCGCACTTTCGATTCGcttaaattcaacaaaaatccGTACAGCTTCTTCGGGAACTACATCCATCACTTCATGAATTAATACGCGTGCAACATCACCATACTTTGTGTTACATTCATCTTTAACTTCTGGCTCAAGATCTTCATCAACTTCACCTGGTCCGACCATATTTCTTAGCAGCACAAcctaatacataaataattatttagattaataTGTacagtcaaaaatttttggagtgaACGCAGATTAAATCTATAgtaactgtttatttatttatttactccgaagtggaatttatttgaatattgaaaCTGAATCAGAGTGAATaaagattcaaataaaatccgcaATCACTCCCAATgttttacagtgtaaataattaataaaatcaaggTGACcacaaagaaatgattttaaaatggaCAGACATCAAGCCTGTGAGTATACGGGACTGTCTTCCTTAGCTAATAGGAGAAAATATCTAACATTGTGCTGtggttttaatattattaatgggCACCTTGATGCCTCAGAGCTGCTTGGTATGTCGGGTACTAGAATAATGAAAATTCTTTTAGTAAGATCACGTTTTTTGACACGCTCTccactatatataatttctaaaattatcaatgaagATGCCACAgaagtagattttttagaGCATCGTCAAACAGCTGCAAAAGGAAAGCTAGAAGAGCAATTTTAAACTGAgaattcttgaaaaaatttcaaggctagatcagaaaactagacatttgaagctacaatttgcttctTTTTTTGTACGATCATTTGCCTTCGAGTTACAGCCTATtgaaaatcacttaaaaattttgaaattttaaactgtcgcaattaaatttccagatacttttcgaaattttctaaCACTTAATGATATTTTCCGGTTGCATTAAATTCCATGATTTTCGATTTGCGGCCACgctataaaacaaataaaaataattaccttgCTGGGACTCTTCATGATTTCAGTGATGGTAGGTTCTTCATTTGATTGAGTATTCGAAGGTGGTGATGAACTAACAGCCAGTGGAGGTGGCATCAACTGTTCTTTTTCACCAACAATTCTTCCACCTCGTTTACTTGTTTTCTCAACCTGCAAAGCAACAGACATGCCCTGTTCTTTTTTACCCAAACCTTGCCCCTCTTTAAATCCATATTTCGCCATTATTTTAGCTGCTACTGATGACGTCGTATAGCCAAGTCCAGGTGTCGTTACTGGACGGGTTGGAGTACTAATTGAAGGCATTGTTATTTCTGATGGCTCTTGTAAAGAAGGTGGTGGTGCTATTGCTGCACCGCCAATTATTCCACGTGATGTTGATGTACGTTCTTCATCTCTTTCAGGTACAACCATTGTATTAGCCATTATTGTctataacaaataaaagtatttatagtacttgtaaatttctaattattttctctCTTTCAGTTCCTCacatcaattttaaatatttaaatttggtattttagatatttttgttatcGAATATTCAATGCATATACATGGTGACCACAGATTTTTGAAAGTGAAATTCCCTGACTTTTCCAGGTAttccagtaaaataattttaaaactcccTGACCATATgtagttaatatttatttaatttaaaataaaatggcataagtcagttcaataaataataaatcattgtcgctaaatgaaactttattttattatttgtcaatgttCATAGATTTCgttcatttattaaatgaataattttttattctttattttaaatctatgtttttatataacttactctataataaaatataaataaatttttcattttcactagaataaatttcataaataagaacgttttatagaatgttaataaaatattaatcaagtacgcgaataataaatatagtgaaacttattagttcaatacttatgtatacttttaatgtttttggttttttaacttGTCAATATGCATGTTAATAGTTTGAAGATCCTAACGATTGGTTTCtactaagacttttttttctaacagccTTTTTAATTCTAACAGCTCCATTTTTTCGCTATTGGAatctatttctaattttttttcaaaatcatattatcaTCGCATTTGCACCGCGCcactttttcaaaagttttgacagaaaaaaaaatttatcggaatttttcagtaaaaaaaaaaaagaaagtaaaaatttttccagctttTTCAAGTAATTCTCTGACTTTTCCCTgatttttacagtatattaataattccCTGACATTTCCAGATTTTCAAAACAAATTTACTTGATGTCTGCATTCAGTATCATTACACAAAAGCGAATCAATTAAAAacgtagtaataaaaaattgaattacttGTTCTTCAAAACGTGATATCTCACGCCGACGTTTTCTTTGCTCAGCTTCTTGTTCATACTCTCTATCACGTATATCCCGTAATTCTTTGACGACTTTTTCATACTCATTTGGCCACAGTGGATCATACTCATTGATAACATTCCAATCATATTCACCAGTCGTCGCAGTATTTATTCCAGGATTCGTAAATGTATTATTCGACGACAGTATTAATGATGATGATCCTTCTTCATCACGTTCAGCTGCTGCCGCTGCTGCTGCAGCCGCATCCCGACTCGATGCTTTTGATTTCAAATCTATAACCGGGGGTAATACTGCTGTAGCTTTCCGAAATTGTTCTCGTTTCGGCTGTCAAttaattcacaaaaaattaatttaacttattgtaataattacttatcatAAATGAATATGAGTgtcaatgtagcagacatcagacaaatttaaaattataaataaataacctgTGTGACAGCggctttttttaattgtaattgtgactgtaataattttattcctgaAGACCATCCAGCGACTTTATCAGACGCCCGGTGCTTATCAAAATCGTCATAcaaagacatttttattttttaataatttgatatttttattaattacttttaaaaataaatcatattttataacctctatctttgatatttaaattaccaccatttgtaataaaaaataataaaattctatcCACCATagggttttttatttttcaatgaaatatcTTCATTGATAacatagaaattaattttatcatgaaCAGATATATGTCTGATACATTTATGAAACAGTAGATGGTATTTAAATgtcacaaataatttaaatttatttttagaaattcaaataaaactatcagtttaatttttaaatacacacGTTGTTTAAAATTACAGAACATTGATACtcatgtataaatttatagatttatatatgtatatatatgtaagtaactttttttattgtatccttcacatacaaaattattcaacattatgagtttgaatgtagcagacagacaaatttaaaattattaataaatagagtaaataatttaaaaaataaaatttttaaaaatgcgcatttagaaaattcaataaactaaacatgcaatttttcaaaatatttttttttaattttttcttttatttatttataatttaaaatttttttgatgtctgctacattcacgctcatttgaaatttaaataaatttgtttaacagataaataataacaaaaaaaaatctttttaaaaaaatgcacatgtagaaaattcgaTAAACTAAacatgcaatttttcaaaatattttttaaaatatttactttgttgttaaaaaaaatcaaaatatttttaaatgtctgcaAACTTTATTGTCATAACTCGttccttatttattttaaaaattacacttgtaaaatttattaactttaatattGACTAGATTTAATTAAccgaaataaaaaacaaaacacatttatcataatttatatgacGATAATAAACgtgattgagtttaaaaaaagtatccgACTCCaggttctaaaaaaaaaaaggtgtcTATTTAATATCTGAAATaaaacgttaattttttattaactcttaaaaaataaaattaaacataagttttaattgtttaaaaaaatataaaatagcctGTAAGGtataataaaagtatgattaaaaagacagaaaaaaatgtaaataaaaaaaaagaataaattgatCTTGGGAAGCGGAACTTGACGGTTGAGTTGTAACATGGAGCGCggtgttatttattaataggaAAGTTGATGCAAGCCGCGAGGGAGTGGCAACACGTTAGAAGTTAACGCTCACATCAGAAGCAGTAGTTG
This genomic interval carries:
- the LOC103569540 gene encoding splicing factor 45, with the translated sequence MSLYDDFDKHRASDKVAGWSSGIKLLQSQLQLKKAAVTQPKREQFRKATAVLPPVIDLKSKASSRDAAAAAAAAAERDEEGSSSLILSSNNTFTNPGINTATTGEYDWNVINEYDPLWPNEYEKVVKELRDIRDREYEQEAEQRKRRREISRFEEQTIMANTMVVPERDEERTSTSRGIIGGAAIAPPPSLQEPSEITMPSISTPTRPVTTPGLGYTTSSVAAKIMAKYGFKEGQGLGKKEQGMSVALQVEKTSKRGGRIVGEKEQLMPPPLAVSSSPPSNTQSNEEPTITEIMKSPSKVVLLRNMVGPGEVDEDLEPEVKDECNTKYGDVARVLIHEVMDVVPEEAVRIFVEFKRIESAIKAVVDLNGRFFGGRQVRAGFYSSEKLDNLQLMD